A region of Liolophura sinensis isolate JHLJ2023 chromosome 8, CUHK_Ljap_v2, whole genome shotgun sequence DNA encodes the following proteins:
- the LOC135472934 gene encoding stimulated by retinoic acid gene 6 protein-like, with amino-acid sequence MDGSALTTGVDSNSTVGCTPLFNMSTFTHLSLFPAAIIIVILTILHKRETNTGCSRCRLALVVPANLLDGYKHRWSYAAAFGATSSRVLLLLLKADQYWGDELQTAKWINQTFLFILAILETSIVFYPLFGCLRSSYKLVAAICGGLYSLLWLIIQMIHMLYCPTIIDTDSFLLIQANYSTLILQWPSAFFLSVMVIKFSQMLLKSLGTRRFVVQETLSLALDHQVTYVRCLLENHLPAKLQGAEEEGFLKTFTYKSIPGFRYPLRLLCVLSVTTSISYQIVIGAFFGTVQFTEYLEQLAKSLQPNLTAEVRDLIQGGGTVVIVCSWATLVLLILLLIGSLFLIFKNYRRHILQLCRGDKSFVPHIEFSSPSLMASSMRWTGYQIAYLLWGIFIFYITVFLISSVLAEVAYILIYTQASGAATSFALYIGPPLLMNIIIYYSQEVCAFLCFLQPRCEPGQPVPLAIDNRNVLETTNYFTFFFNIAIGNFVHVVSAVVVAYCGTTNPGENGSVLC; translated from the exons ATGGATGGATCAGCTTTAACGACTGGAGTAGATTCCAACTCTACAGTGGGTTGTACACCGCTATTCAATATGTCTACGTTCACCCATTTATCCCTTTTTCCAGCG GCTATAATTATCGTGATTTTAACAATTCTGCACAAGAGAGAGACAAACACTGGGTGCTCGAGATGTCGGCTTGCCCTGGTTGT TCCGGCCAATCTGCTGGACGGCTATAAACATCGATGGTCATATGCTGCAGCTTTTGGGGCGACGTCTAGCAGGGTGTTGTTACTGCTGCTGAAGGCTGACCAGTACTGGGGGGATGAACTTCAGACTGCAAAGTGGATCAATCAGA cATTCCTCTTCATTCTTGCCATTCTGGAAACCAGCATTGTGTTCTACCCCCTGTTTGGATGTCTGAGGTCGTCTTACAAACTTGTGGCAGCTATATGTGGAGGCCTCTATTCCCTCCTCTG GTTGATCATCCAGATGATACATATGCTTTATTGTCCAACAATTATT GACACCGACAGCTTCCTCCTAATTCAGGCCAATTACAGCAccttgatacttcagtggccaTCGGCGTTTTTCTTGTCAGTGATGGTGATCAAGTTTAGCCAAATGTTGCTCAAAAGTCTTGGAACCAGACGGTTTGTTGTGCAG GAAACTCTGTCGTTAGCTCTTGATCATCAAGTTACCTATGTGCGATGTCTGCTAGAGAATCACCTGCCAGCTAAATT gcaGGGGGCTGAAGAAGAAGGATTTCTAAAGACGTTTACGTACAAGTCGATTCCAGGTTTCCGATATCCATTGCGCTTACTTTGTGTGTTATCGGTTACCACGTCAATATCTTACCAG ATTGTGATAGGAGCGTTTTTCGGAACAGTTCAGTTTACTGAATACCTCGAACAACTTGCAAAGAGTTTGCAACCTAATTTAACGGCAGAAGTTCGTGATTTGATACAGGGTGGAGGCACAGTAGTAATAG TTTGCTCTTGGGCGACTCTTGTCCTGCTTATCCTGTTGCTGATTGGATCATTATTTCTCATCTTTAAAAATTACAG GCGCCATATCTTACAACTCTGCCGAGGTGACAAGAGTTTTGTTCCACACATTGAGTTCTCGTCTCCAAGTTTAATG GCCAGTAGCATGCGGTGGACGGGGTACCAAATTGCTTACCTGTTATGGG GGATATTCATTTTCTACATCACCGTGTTCCTAATATCCTCGGTCTTGGCGGAAGTCgcctatattttgatttatacGCAAGCGTCAGGTGCTGCAACCTCGTTTGCGCTGTATATTGG GCCGCCATTGctgatgaacattataatctaCTACAGCCAGGAGGTGTGTGCGTTTCTGTGTTTCTTACAGCCTCGTTGTGAACCGGGACAACCTGTTCCCCTCGCCATTGACAACCG GAATGTTTTGGAGACGACCAATTACTTCACCTTCTTTTTTAACATTGCCATTGGTAATTTTGTCCACGTTGTATCGGCTGTTGTTGTCGCTTATTGTGGGACTACTAACCCTGGGGAGAATGGATCAGTCCTGTGCTAA